Below is a window of Solanum stenotomum isolate F172 chromosome 7, ASM1918654v1, whole genome shotgun sequence DNA.
aatcaaaatatcatcaaagaATACCAATACTGATTTCCTCAACAATGATTTAAAGACTGCATTCATCAAACTCTGAAATGATGAAGGTGCATTGGTTAAGCCAAATGGCATAACcaaaaattcatagtgaccTTCATGAGTTTTAAAAGCTGTTTTGTAAGCATCATCTTCAGCCATTCTTAATTGATGATAACCTGCCCTgagatcaattttagaaaaaatcacaGCTCCACCTAACTCATCCAACAAGTCTTCAATGATAGGTATCGGAAACTTATCCTTAATTGTCATCTGATTCAAATCTCTGTAATCAACACAGAGTCTCCAACATCCATCTTTCTTACCAACTAACACTACTGGAGAAGCATAAGGGCTAGTACTATGTTGCACCACACCTTGATCCAACATCTCTTGTACTAATTTTTCAATGACATCTTTTTTAATTCCCGGATACCTATAGGGTCTTAGCTCATTGACATTCATTCAATTGATTGCTAATAAGATTGTTTCCttctctctatatttctctctttagCTGAATTCTCGGGTTTAATCCCTGAACTCGCTGCTCATATTCCTCGAGATTACTCCTGGAATTTGTTCCTTCTCTGTAATTCTCTGTAATTGTATCATATATCTCAATAATGCATTATGTAATgcagattatttcttatgcatcCTGCCAAACGATCAAGAGTGTATAACTAACGTATTAGTTATCCTTAGATTTACAAAAGTGTATCAAATAAGGTATTACAGTCAACCCGTTTGTCTGAAAGTTGCATGACTGATATACCgagatattattatatatgtatagtgTTCTAATGCATCCTTCCCAATGACGCCTAAGGTCTTTCCTTCTTGTAAGAtgtggatttttattttttttaacaaagtaGTACTGTTGGCAAAGAATATATGATACAACCTAGGATTTAACAAACATGTGAAAATCATGTTTTGTAATTTGTATGTACATAGTAGATCCCAAAAAAACATTTTGTTGGTAACGTTATGTTTAAATAGAAAATCTCATTTTTCGGTTGAGATGTCCAAGCTCATCAACTAGGTTTTCTCAATAATATTGCTTTAATTTTACTATTCCATAAATATATCTCTAATAAGGAAAATAACAAATCTATTTAGCTTTTTCTACCACTATATTACTATTACTGAAAAACAaccctctttattttcttacatGTCGATATATAAATATTTGCTTCTATATGCATATATCAAGATTTGAAGTGAGATGGTATATTATTGCACTACTCACTATAGTCCGAAATAACCGTACTTCAAATTTCAATGCAGATATCGAACATCGGGTAGgaaatcaaaaaaagaaaaaacttatatatatgtaCCTTCCATTTCAGTAACACGCATTTGCATTATTAATTTGAGAGAATAGAATGCtattactaatttaaaaaaacGATAATGCATAATTTATCATCcatatataacttaattttttattaactaTATTTACTAGTGCTAGTTTGTGAAAGCCAACACATTGAGCGCAGACATGACAACTAATACTATGATACATTTTTATGAATAATACAGTATTTCATGATGTGTGAATCACCATTTCTTGTTAAGCCTCGACTTGGGACccttatatgttttcttttcatGACAAGGGAACATGTAGTCGCATCCTTCAGGTGTACAAAGAGTACATAAATTTCGCTCCAGTATAATAGTTGTAAACCACACACGAGAAGTGAACTGTATTAGGTAAGTCCCGTATGACGAGTTCGATCGAGAAAACATAAGGGTTTCCAACCTGGCATCCCTCCTTTTGAGAGATCCCAATTCCCAGCTCAACCAACTCGATTGACCTCCCTTTATGttatttttgaaggaaaaaaatgtcCTTTTCATTAAGGAACTCTCATAGACAAATAGTAGTACTAGAGTTAATTGATGAGTCAGGAGAAAAAGAAACAGATCAATAGAATGTATTaggaattattattatttactctGCATGatgtaataattataaaattaattaagataaaatcaGCATTTGAACTGTCAAGTGGTTTGTCCTTTAATATCTCAACTTTATTTGCATGTCTTATTATGCCGGCCACatttattcaatcataaactAATAACCTAAACCTACGACCATTTCTTTGTACATTTTATTATAAGCCAACTTAATTCTCCTTCATTAATCCTCCTCATCTActcaatcaattttattttcatcatcTTATAAACATATAGTATTAGTAATCAAACATGATGAAAGGAGAGTCTGAATTAATCCATCAACTTGATCAACCCAATGAACAATGGGATTATTGTGCTCCTAATCATCCCTCCAAGACATTAATCACCGAAAATCGCGCTAATAATCCTGATCAAAGAAATGAACTTTCCCAATGGGTTGAGCAAGTCACTAGGCAACTCATTGAAGATATGCCTGAAAATGAAACTGAAGTAGGCTTAGGCTTACAGACTAGTGGTACAAGCACAATGACCCCTGCATTATTGGGAGAGCTAAGGCCTATGAAAATTGCGCGAAGAAATTCTTCAGAGGACATTGGagaacatcaacaacaacagcaTCAATGGAACTCTAATACTCATGATGATCATCATCTCGCGAGAGATGAGACGGGGGTTAAAGGAATGAGTGGACTAGATGATCAAGGACTAAACTTGATCACACTTCTTTTGGAATGTGCTGTTGCTATATCAGTTGATAATTTGGGAGAAGCTCATAGAATGTTACTTGAGTTAACACAAATGGCATCACCATATGGACCATCTTGTGCTGAAAGAGTAGTGGCTTATTTTGCCAAAGCAATGGCTAGTAGAGTCATCAACTCATGGTTAGGAATATGTTCCCCTTTGATCAATTACAAGAGTGTTCATACTGCTTTTCAAGCCTTCAACAACATCTCACCATTCATAAAATTTGCACATTTCACCTCTAACCAAGCAATCCTTGAGGCATTCCATCGTCGAGACAGAGTCCATATCATTGATGTAGACATCATGCAAGGTCTACAATGGCCGGCTTTGTTTCACATCCTCGCCACTCGTATGGAAGGACCTCCACATGTTACAATGACAGGAATAGGTACATCAATGGAACTTTTGATTGAGACAGGTAAACAACTTTCCAGTTTCGCCAAACGCCTTGGAATGTCATTTGAGTTCCATCCAATTGGGGGGAAAACAGGGGAAATCGACATATCCACGTTCAAAATTAGCAGGGGAGAGGCTATAGCCATACATTGGGTGCAACACTCTTTGTATGATGCCACTGGCCCTGATTGGAAAACAATGAAACTCCTCCAACAACTATCACCAAGAGTTGTGACACTAGTAGAACAAGAAATAGCACTAGGGGGTAGTTTCTTGGACCGATTCGTGGGATCCCTTCATTACTACTCAACCATATTCGACTCGTTAGGAGCCTTCTTGGAGAGTGATGATTCAAGCAGACACAGTGTCGAACACGGCCTGCTTTACAGAGAAATCAATAACATATTAGCAATTGGAGGGCCAGCAAGAAATGGGGAGGATAAGTTTAGGCATTGGAGAAGTGAACtatcaaaaaatggatttatGCAAGTGCCAATGAGTACAAATTCAATGGCACAAGCTCAATTGATACTAAATATGTTCCCACCAGCTCATGGTTATAGCCTAGTACAAGGTGATGGAACATTAAGGCTAGGGTGGAAGGATACTAGTTTGTTTACAGCATCTGCATGGACCACTCCAAATTCTAGATAAGATTCATTTGAAAATGTACTAACTATTGTTACTagacaacaacaatatatcaTACTATGCCTCAATTTAGGGTCGACTTTATAAATTCTCACTGTTTATGTCATCTcatcaacaacaaaatattAGTGATCGACAATTATGCACGTCATTAAAATTCCTAGTTAAGAAGTTATCGAATTTCATAGACCCGTATCAGGATTTTTACGTACATTTCTGATTTAGtagttatattattatacaaatatgTGTTTAGTATATGCTTAGCTCAAAATATAGTTCCATTCATCATTGCTATTTATATACCTAAATTGCTTGTACATAGTACCAATTATCATAAGCCATAGTATATATAGTGACATTATTGTTTAGCTACATATATAGACTATGTAACATAGGCCATAGTCTAGTGGCATTATTTAATGTTAAGGGGAAATTATTGATTCTGGTTCCCTGTGTATAACTTTTGAACCTAGTCCTTCGGGATGGCTCGGTTGATTTAGTAACCACACGGATGACATCCACACGAATGATTCGGGATCAATCCCCCTCAATGCCTTCGTTGAGCCGGTAGTATAAGGCTCGCCTAGTGCGGTTTACATCTCTTGTGTGGTTTGCATGCTATTACACGATGGAGAGTTTACCCAGTGCGCACAAAGTGCTCATCCGAAGGGCAGAGATTGTGACAGAGGTTATAATGCGACCGCTGTTTATCCTAAGgttaaaaaaacttttcttgacacatataatacaaaaaGTTAACTGCAATTAATTATATTACCAAACTTGTTGCAATTACAATTTACTTACATTTTATCACCCCCTTCCGAAACTAATTCTAGCTCATGATCTCCTTGATGTCCGATTCCCAATGACAGATTAGTTATTCCTCCGTTTCATATAACTTGGTCCGTGTTGATTTGACAGATTTCTTAAGAAAATCTTAATTAAAGTGTATTCTACTAacttatatagttatttaatactaaggatagtataagaaaataataataaaataatcttaaatttgCTAAAACAAACAAGGAAAAcgaaacatttattttttatataggaACCAACTAAAATAAATGGAGGGAATAGGTAGACCATTATATGTATACAATAACTAGTGTGTCAAAGAAGTCATAATTGCATCTCTAGCTTCAATGAAATTCAAAGATGTCACGTGATAATGCATATCCCAATGATGTTTTGAATTCGAACTCAAAAATTTAGAACAGTTTAATGAGGAGAGGAGATGACGTTTTTACCATCTTTTTAATAAACTTATTCAAAGTGGATTCAATTAATCAAGCTAATTAATGAGCTTTGAACATCAAATATATACTTGGATCAAGAAAAACATTGATAATAAGACTAAAGAATGAATTAGCAAAATTAGAtggttaattattataatatgtaCAAGAGTATACACAATGAGGGTTTACCTAATCCGAAGAGCAAAAGCTATAACAAAGATTGTAGCATCTGTGAATTATTTCTcggattaaaaaataataattaaacaagCTAGCATCATTGAATGAGTCATTTACAATTCCTTTTCCTAGGAATGACTTGATAACTAGTCAATTTCCCAGCTGGATAGAAATTTCATGGGCCAACCACGACGATCAATTAatcctaaatatttttttaataaattattaattgaaaGATTAGAAAAGGTCTAAAACTTTGGACTACCAACTCCAACTAAAAAATTTaaaccaaataaatataaatataaaatacaagACAATGCAATAAAATAATTCCACACAAATAGCCTAGAGGAAAAATATTAAGATTAAAATAGAGGAGaattaatgatgatgatgagttAGAATCTTATTGTGAATCTAcacaaatttaattatctcttgATGCAGAAGTAAAAAGGTCAAAGACCAAAGCAAAACAAACATCCACCTCAATATATTGATAAATTGATGGGTCAAATGTtggataaattttataaatagttacacaattaaaaaaaaaattgtaccaaAAATTTCATAGTTTTATTTATCACTTAAAAGTCAAGACACTATCATATTGATAATCAAATACCATATTTGTtcgaaatttaaaattttaaaattgataagCCAATATGTCATGTCAAAAACTACTTGTTATATATTGTATTATCAAATTCATCGTAATATAACGATCAATTTCAGCGTGTTTGCATAATCATctaattttcttcatatttatctTTACTTACATTAatctaatgattttattttattttgttatccTCTACTAGTTTTATCATGTATCTATTACtctctttttatataaaaaaatcattcttcaaattattgatgtatgatattatttaataataagaaaTGACACAATATATCTAAacacaatatttatcaaaataatataatataaaactaTATAGTATGAAATAATATGTAACAACCATTCAATCAAAATAAAGGTGAATTAATTTTCGCTATCGTAtcttctaataattttttt
It encodes the following:
- the LOC125871314 gene encoding protein SCARECROW-like, producing the protein MMKGESELIHQLDQPNEQWDYCAPNHPSKTLITENRANNPDQRNELSQWVEQVTRQLIEDMPENETEVGLGLQTSGTSTMTPALLGELRPMKIARRNSSEDIGEHQQQQHQWNSNTHDDHHLARDETGVKGMSGLDDQGLNLITLLLECAVAISVDNLGEAHRMLLELTQMASPYGPSCAERVVAYFAKAMASRVINSWLGICSPLINYKSVHTAFQAFNNISPFIKFAHFTSNQAILEAFHRRDRVHIIDVDIMQGLQWPALFHILATRMEGPPHVTMTGIGTSMELLIETGKQLSSFAKRLGMSFEFHPIGGKTGEIDISTFKISRGEAIAIHWVQHSLYDATGPDWKTMKLLQQLSPRVVTLVEQEIALGGSFLDRFVGSLHYYSTIFDSLGAFLESDDSSRHSVEHGLLYREINNILAIGGPARNGEDKFRHWRSELSKNGFMQVPMSTNSMAQAQLILNMFPPAHGYSLVQGDGTLRLGWKDTSLFTASAWTTPNSR